In Populus trichocarpa isolate Nisqually-1 chromosome 16, P.trichocarpa_v4.1, whole genome shotgun sequence, a genomic segment contains:
- the LOC7488039 gene encoding uncharacterized protein LOC7488039 gives MAKYGEGDKRWIVEDRPDGANVHNWHWAETDCLEWSRNLLSKLLNNLKVLDGEGNLFIKINKVEKVEGEAYVNVRKGKIIPGYELNVVLSWQGEAKDSEGNSLLKVDGSVEIPYISDENADEDPEIRVTVKDEGPIGKTLKDAMFSKGKPVVEEKVRVYVQSMAKGGPAKEELESKKVEKSGQPVAGASVKNAGSVAPVVEKEAKKEVKKEVKKEGFKSISLTEKFSCRAKDLFEILMDENRWKGFSQSNARISKEVGGEFSIFDGSVTGRNVELQEGKLIVQQWRFGNWPDGIVSKVRITFDEPEPRVTIVKVMHTDIPEEDRYGNATVVENTERGWRDLILNKIRAVFGFGV, from the exons ATGGCCAAGTACGGAGAAGGAGACAAACGTTGGATCGTAGAAGACAGGCCAGACGGAGCCAACGTACACAACTGGCACTGGGCTGAGACAGACTGTTTAGAATGGTCAAGAAATCTTCTCTCCAAACTCCTCAACAACCTCAAAGTCCTCGACGGGGAAGGAAACCTCTTTATCAAAATCAACAAGGTTGAAAAAGTCGAGGGAGAAGCTTACGTTAATGTCCGGAAGGGGAAGATAATCCCGGGTTATGAATTGAACGTGGTTCTTTCGTGGCAAGGCGAGGCGAAAGATAGTGAAGGGAATAGTTTGTTGAAGGTAGATGGATCTGTTGAAATTCCTTATATTTCCGACGAGAACGCTGATGAAGATCCTGAGATTCGTGTTACGGTGAAAGATGAAGGCCCAATTGGGAAGACTTTGAAGGATGCTATGTTTTCGAAAGGGAAGCCGGTGGTGGAGGAGAAGGTTAGAGTTTATGTGCAGAGTATGGCGAAAGGTGGGCCGGCGAAGGAGGAATTGGAGAGTAAGAAGGTAGAGAAAAGTGGGCAGCCGGTGGCTGGGGCGTCGGTGAAGAATGCGGGGAGTGTGGCTCCGGTGGTGGAGAAGGAGGCGAAGAAGGAGGTGAAGAAAGAGGTGAAGAAAGAGGGGTTTAAGAGTATTAGTTTGACGGAGAAGTTTAGTTGTAGAGCAAAAGATTTGTTTGAGATATTGATGGATGAGAATAGGTGGAAGGGGTTTTCTCAGAGTAATGCGAGGATTAGTAAAGAGGTTGGAGGGGAGTTTAGTATTTTTGATGGGTCGGTGACGGGGAGGAACGTGGAGTTGCAAGAGGGGAAATTGATTGTGCAGCAATGGAGGTTTGGGAACTGGCCTGATGGGATTGTTTCGAAG GTAAGAATTACTTTTGATGAGCCCGAACCCAGGGTTACTATAGTGAAGGTGATGCATACTGATATACCCGAGGAAGAcag ATATGGGAATGCAACTGTGGTGGAGAATACTGAAAGAGGATGGCGGGATCTTATTTTAAACAAGATACGGGCAGTTTTTGGTTTTGGCGTATGA